A window from Oncorhynchus mykiss isolate Arlee chromosome 9, USDA_OmykA_1.1, whole genome shotgun sequence encodes these proteins:
- the taf11 gene encoding transcription initiation factor TFIID subunit 11 isoform X1: protein MADPARIKTESNSENSLAARESPKTEDTEEVPVTSDADTESKDSSSQSLKREHKQDSVAGDDEDEGTSDQPASKKLKVEPEKKKEKRQKVDEDEIQKMQVLVSSFSEEQLNRYEMYRRSAFPKAAIKRVRPLGTYVIIFNQNQFHFNIVFQYMLFFTWLIQLIQSITGSSVSQNVVIAMSGISKVFAGEIVEEALDVCEKWGDTPPLQPKHMREAVRRLKSREQIPNTKHKNILFH, encoded by the exons ATGGCAGACCCAGCTAGGATAAAGACTGAATCCAACTCTGAGAATTCATTGGCTGCTAGAGAAAGCCCTAAAACCGAAGACACTGAAGAAGTGCCTGTGACCTCGGATGCAGACACCGAATCAAAAGATTCCTCCTCACAATCACTCAAACGCGAACACAAACAG GACTCTGTTGCTGGAGATGATGAGGATGAGGGAACCTCAGATCAACCAGCttccaaaaaactaaaagtgGAGCCTGAGAAGAAAAAGGAGAAGAGGCAAAAGGTTGACGAGGATGAGATACAGAAGATGCA GGTTTTGGTCTCATCCTTCTCTGAGGAGCAGCTTAACCGCTATGAGATGTATAGACGCTCTGCTTTCCCCAAAGCTGCCATCAAGAGGGTAAGACCTTTAGGGACATATGTAATTATATTTAATCAGAATCAGTTCCATTTTAATATTGTATTTCAATATATGCTTTTCTTTACCTGGTTGATACAGCTGATACAGTCCATTACAGGATCCTCAGTCTCTCAAAATGTGGTTATCGCCATGTCTGGTATTTCCAAGGTCTTCGCTGGAGAAATAGTGGAGGAAG CTCTGGATGTGTGTGAGAAGTGGGGGGACACACCTCCCCTGCAGCCCAAGCACATGAGGGAGGCTGTCAGGAGGCTAAAGAGCAGAGAGCAGATCCCCAACACCAAGCACAAGAACATCCTCTTTCACTGA
- the taf11 gene encoding transcription initiation factor TFIID subunit 11 isoform X2 produces MADPARIKTESNSENSLAARESPKTEDTEEVPVTSDADTESKDSSSQSLKREHKQDSVAGDDEDEGTSDQPASKKLKVEPEKKKEKRQKVDEDEIQKMQVLVSSFSEEQLNRYEMYRRSAFPKAAIKRLIQSITGSSVSQNVVIAMSGISKVFAGEIVEEALDVCEKWGDTPPLQPKHMREAVRRLKSREQIPNTKHKNILFH; encoded by the exons ATGGCAGACCCAGCTAGGATAAAGACTGAATCCAACTCTGAGAATTCATTGGCTGCTAGAGAAAGCCCTAAAACCGAAGACACTGAAGAAGTGCCTGTGACCTCGGATGCAGACACCGAATCAAAAGATTCCTCCTCACAATCACTCAAACGCGAACACAAACAG GACTCTGTTGCTGGAGATGATGAGGATGAGGGAACCTCAGATCAACCAGCttccaaaaaactaaaagtgGAGCCTGAGAAGAAAAAGGAGAAGAGGCAAAAGGTTGACGAGGATGAGATACAGAAGATGCA GGTTTTGGTCTCATCCTTCTCTGAGGAGCAGCTTAACCGCTATGAGATGTATAGACGCTCTGCTTTCCCCAAAGCTGCCATCAAGAGG CTGATACAGTCCATTACAGGATCCTCAGTCTCTCAAAATGTGGTTATCGCCATGTCTGGTATTTCCAAGGTCTTCGCTGGAGAAATAGTGGAGGAAG CTCTGGATGTGTGTGAGAAGTGGGGGGACACACCTCCCCTGCAGCCCAAGCACATGAGGGAGGCTGTCAGGAGGCTAAAGAGCAGAGAGCAGATCCCCAACACCAAGCACAAGAACATCCTCTTTCACTGA